In the genome of Haloprofundus halobius, the window CGGAGTCGGAGGCCGAACCGATGCGCACGCTTGTCGGTCTACTCCGCGAGGCGGACCGGGCCGACGGCGTCTACGACGCCAACTACTTTCTGGGCTTTCCGTGGGCCGACAACCCCCACGCGGGGTGTCACGCGCTCGTGACCGGCGACGCGTCGGCGGCGTCCGTCGTCGACGAGACGGCGACGGACCTCGCGAGGGAGTTCTGGCGGCGGCGCGAGACGTTCGGCTTCACGACCGAGGCATACACCCCGACGACGGCGCTCGACGAGGCCGCCGGAACCCACGCGCGGCCGGTCGTCGTCGCCGACACGGGCGACATCCCCGGCGCGGGCGCGGGCGAGAACACGACGAACCTCCTCGCGGCGATGCTCGACCGGACCGACCTCGGAACGCCGCTGTTCGCCGTCGTCGCCGACGCCGACAGCTACGACCGCTGCCGCACGGCGGGCGAAGGGGCGACCGTCTCGCTCGAACTCGGCCGCGACTATCCGAGCGGAGCGCCGCTGGAACTCGCCGAAGCAGTCGTCGAGCGGCTCTACGATGCCGGCGGCGACGGCGATGGCACCGGTGACGGTGACGACACCGACGACGGAGTCGCGCTCGTGTCGCTCGACGGCGCGGACGTCGTCGTCAGCGAGCGTCGGACGAACGTCCACCGCGACCCGGCGTTTCTGCGGCGACTCGGCGTCGACCCGGACGCACGCGAGGTAGTCGTCCTGAAGAGCGGGTATCTGAGCCCGGCGTGGAAAACAGTCGCGGCACGGCGGCTGTTCGCGCTGACGCCCGGCGAGACGAACCAGCGACTCGTCGATCTACCGTACGAGCGGGTTCCGCGACCCATCTATCCGCTCGACGAGGACGCGACGTGGTCGGCGTAACGCCGCGCTAGGCGCACAGGACCCGAGACTCGTCACCGCCGTCGTCGTCGCCCCCGATGATTTTATCCGGGGTGTAGTCGATACGCCGGTATGGAGATAACCGGACTGCAAGCGTACGCCGTAGACGTGCCGCTCGTCCCCTTCGAGGACGGCGGTGTCGCGCCGTACGTGACGAACCACAACTCCCTGGAGCGCATGACCCGCGTGCTCGTCCGCGTCGACACCGACGAGGGTGTCTCCGGGTGGGGCGAGATGCGCGTCTTCCTCACGCCGGAGGCGACCGTCTCGGTGCTCGAAGACGGCATCGAACCGTTCGTCGTCGGTCGCTCGCCGTTCGAGGTCGAGACGTTCCGTCGGCAGGTGTTCATCGAGTACGCCAACGCCGACCTCTTCTTCGCGCCCGTAGAAGTCGCCTGCTGGGACATCGTCGGGAAGGTGCTCGACAGGCCGGTGTACGAGCTACTCGGTGGGTGGACCGCGCCCGGGCAGACCGAGACGCGCCACCGCGAACACCAGGGCGAGTACGCCGCCGAGCGTGACAACCGAACGGTCGAGGTGGCATACTGCCTCGGCATCCTCCCACCCGAGGAGTCCGCCGAACGCGCCGTCGAGGTTCGGGACGCGGGCCACTCGGTACTGAAGACGAAGGCCGGTCGCGACTGGCGCGACGACGTCGAGCGCGTGCTGGCGATGCACGACGCAGTCGGTGGCGACCTCCTGTTTCGCCTCGACCCGAACCAGGGATGGACCGTCGACGAGGCCGTTCGGGTCGGGGCGACACTCGCAGACGCCGGTGTCTACCTCCAGTATCTCGAACAGCCGATTCGCGTCGACGCCCACCGGACGCTCGCGTCGTTGCAGGCGCGCACGTGGCAACCGATTGCGCCGAACGAGGACACCTACGCTCCCCACAACCTCCGCCGTCTGATCGAGGCCGGCGCGATGGACGTCGCCGTTCTCGATCTGACGCCCGCCGGCGGCCTCTCCGGACTCCGACAGCAGGTCGCCCTCGTCGAGGACGCCGGAATCCCGGCGACGCACCACTGTGCGTTCGACCTGGGCATCCGGACCGCGGCGATTCTCCACGCCGCGTACGGGCTACCGGGGCTGACGCTCCCGCCGGATTCGGTGTACGGCGGCTGGGAGACCGACGTGGTTCGAGAGCCGTTCGAGATAACCGACGGCGCGCTGACCGTGCCACAGTCACCCGGACTGGGCGTCGACGTCGACGAACGCGTCGTCGAGGAGTACCGCATCGAATGACGTTCGGGTTCGAGGCGGGCGGCGACGACGGCGACTGCCACACCGACGCCGGGGTCGCGTTCGCGGCACACACCGCCCCGGAGATTCGCGCTCTCGGGGGGAGGGACGGATCGGTGCTCGTCCTCCCCGTCGGGAGCGTCGAACAACACGGCGACCACCTGCCGGTCGCGACGGACTCGATTCTCGCGTCGACGGTCGCCGCCGCGGGTGCGGCGGCGGTGGCCGACGACGTCCCGGTGCTAGTCGCACCGACGCTCTGGACGGGGTACTCGCCGCACCACCGCTCGTTCGGCGGGACGCTCACCGCCGAGTTCGACACGCTTTTCGACCTGCTGGGGACCGTCGCCGACGCCGCGCTGGACAACGGGTTCGACGCGTTGTTGTTGCTCAACGGTCACGGGGGCAATCGAGCGCTCGTCGACGCCGCGGTCACCGTCGTCGGACGCGCCCACCCAGACGTCGAGGCGCTCGGACTGACGTACTTCGACCTCGCCGCGCCGTTCGCCGACGAGGTGCGTGAGAGCGATACTGGCGGGATGGCTCACGGCGGCGAGTTCGAGACGTCGATGCTGCTGTACCTCCGACCCGAACTCGTCCGCGACGACGCGCCCGCGGCGTACTGGGACGAACCGTACGACCTCGCCGGAAGTGACCTGCTCGAAGGGGGGCCGCTGTCGGTGTACCGACCGTTCGAGGCGTACTCCGACAGCGGCGCTATCGGCGACCCCTCGCTGGCCAGCGCCGAGAAAGGCGAACGGTTCTTCGACGGCATCCGGGCAGAACTGGCGGCGCTTCTCCTTGACGTTCACGAGCGAAACGTCGACTGACGCCGCTCGCCATCGGCGGCGACGGCTGTCGGCGATGCGCCAGCGATGCGCCGGCGACGCGGTCACCTGTCCTCGGGGAGCAGTCCGACGGTACCGATCGACCCGTCCAAAAATCCGCTCACGAGGACGACGACGAGTCCGACCGCGGCGACGTACGCGTACATCGACTGGACGCCGACCAGATCGAGAAGGCGTCCGGACGCGAGCTCGCCGACGCCGGAACCGGCGGCGAAACCGAACCCGGTGAGGAACGTCTGTGCGGTCGACCCGATGGAGGCGGGCGCGAGTTCGTGAGCGAGGTTCACGGCCGCGAGCATGAACGCCGCGTAGCCGACGCCGAGGAGTAGTTGGAGGGCGACGACGAGAGCGGGGGCGGGCGCCGACGCATACGCCGCGAACGTGACGACGTGAAAACCCGCACCCGCAATCAGGAGTCGACGGTACGACGCGGTGAAATGCGCCGCGGCGAGGAAAACGGCTGCTTCGCCGAGCGTCTTCGCGGCGACGGAGAGACCAGTAAGCGCGTCGCTCCCGCCGAGACTCCGAACGTAGACGGACAGGTACGCGCTCCCGGCGGGGAACATCGTTCCCATCAGAAACGCCGCGACGACCAGGGCGGCGAAGTTGCGGTCTCTGACGAGCGACGCCGCGCGGAGACCGACGCTCTCGGTCGGCGGCCGATTCTCGACGGGAATCCGGAGGAGGATGACGGCGAGCACCGCCATACCGACGCCGAATACGTAGAAGACGACGACGGAGCCGAGACGCGCGCTGGCGACGCCGGCAGCCACCGCAGCGATACCGAAGGCGATGCTCCCGTACGCGCGGACGTTCCCGTACGACAACCCCGCCGAGAGCAACAGCGCGTTCGCCACCGGTCGAATCGGTGCGCGAAACGCCGCGAATCCGACCGTAACGGCCGCGACGAGCGGGAACACCGCCGCGACCCGCGGATACGACAATCCCATCACGCCCGCGCCGACGACGCTCACGAGTAGAATGCGCTTCTGAGCGCCGAAGCGATCGCTCAAAAGCCCCCACGCGGGCAGCGCGAGGATGCCGGCCGTCCGGAGGAGGAAACCGACCGTCCCCATCTCGACGCCGGTCAGCCCGATATCCTCGAAGTACGCGTTTCGGAACACGACGAATCCGCTCCACGCCGCGAAGTAGAGGAAGTAAAACGACTTGAAGTAGGTCCGGTCGTCCATCTCGGTTCGAGTTCGGTCGACTCGATCAGTCGCTCGCCGTTCGACGAGTCTCGTGAGGCGTCCACGGACTGTGCGATCGAGAGGACGACGGCGCCGCAGTCACGGCGTATCGAACTCCACGACGGTCTTGATGACGTCGTCGCCCGTCTCGAACGCCGCCTCCGCCTGTTCAGGCGCGTAGACGCCGGTGACCAGCGCGTCGGTGAACCAGTCGGGGAACCCGACGAGTCGTTCTTTCGCCGTCTCGAACTGTCTCACGTTCGAGTTGACGCTGCCGAACAGCGCCTTGTTCTCCAACACGAGTTCGCGGTGGAGTCGACCCCCGTCGACCTCGAACGCCCAGTCGTTCGGGATGCCGAGAAGTGCGCCGACGCCGTTCGGGGCCAAGGCGTCGACAGTCTCGAATGCGTGCTTCGCGTAGCCCGTCGCCTCGTAGACGAAGTCGACCGCCTCGTGGACGTCGGGCAGTTCGTCGACGGGCGTTTCGCGGGAGTCGACGTACGTCGCGCCGAGGTGTTCGACGATGTCGATGGTCGGGTCGGGTCGGTCTCGACGACCCAGACAGTACGTTCGCTCGAAGGGGAGCGACGAGGTCTCCAGGGCGGCGAGCGTGAGCAGCCCGAGCGGCCCGTTGCCGAGCACGAGCGCGCTCTCGGGGTCCCACTCGAACGCCGACCGGGAGGCGAATGCGTGCTCGAACGCTTTTTCGGCGTTCGAGAGCGGTTCGACGAGGAACCCGTGTTCGGCGAACTCGTCGGGGACGGGAACGAGGAACGCCGGCGGACTCGTGAAGAACTCCGACATGTACCCGTGCGCGCCGACAATACCCCGTTCTACGTACGTCCCATCGGGGGCCATGTCGGGTTCGCCGCGCTCGAAGTAACCGTTCGTCTCGCCCGACGGTCGCCGAACTGTGGGAACGACGAGCGTCCCCTCCTCCAGTTCGGTCCCGTTGGCGTCTTCGACGACGGCAACGGCTTCGTGGCCGAGAATCTGGTAGTCGTCGCCCTCCGGGTAGTCGCCGTGGTTCCCCCGTATCACCTCGTGGTCGGTGCCGTCGATACCGACTCGGAGTGTCCGGAGGAGGACCTCGCCGGTGTCGGGGGTGGGGTCGGGGACTGCTATCAGTTTCGGCGCGTCGGTTCCGCGTTCGACGGCGACAGCGTTCATCCGGTAGTTCCTCCGACTGATTTCGCGCGTACGCCCGTCGCTCTCGAACGACCGCGTTCGTCGCCACTAGTTGACATGGGTCGTGTTTGCTCGGCCCGGGTGATAAACGCTCCGACAGATAGCGATTCCGTCCGCAACTCCGCGGAGAACGCAGTAGTCGCTCCCGAGACGCAACGTTTTACCGACCAACGTACCTACGGTGTTCCAATGGAGAACGAAACGGGCGGGGCCGACCACTGGGCGGATCGGCAGCGCTCACCTCGTCGGTCCAAGGTGGGACGGGTGATAGAGACGTACGAACTCGACGGGTTCGGCGAGAAACTCGAAGCACAGTGGACTGCCGAGGGCGACGAGCGTTCGAGTTTGCGCGAACTCGCGACCGAGTTCAACCAGCGACTGCTCGAAGTCGCGTTGGAAGCGGCCGGGGTGTCACTCCTCGAAGGGGAAGTCGAGAACTACTATCGACTGTTGACCGACGACGACGTCACAAGCGGGACGAGAGTCCAGGCGGAGCGAACGCTCGAACGTCACGGTGTCGACGTCGAGACGCTCACCGCCGACTTCGTCTCACATCAGGCGATACACACCTACTTAGTGAAGTACCGGGGGGTCTCGCGTGACGACTCGACCGACGAGAACCGCGTTGAGAAGGTCGAGGTGAGCATCCGTCGCCTCCGGAGTCGGACACAGACCGTGACGACGAACTCGCTCCAGTCGCTCGTCGACGCCGGCGAGATCGAAGTCGGCGACCTCGACGTCTTGGTCGACGTGAACGTCCACTGCGGGTCGTGCGGACAGACGCTCACCGTCGACCAACTGCTCGCAGACGGCGGCTGTGAGTGTCGGGCCGACGAGCCCTGAGCCGAGGCGACGGCGCTGGGGGTCGGGGCGGTCGGGTGAATAAATTAAGATACAGTTTTCCAAATCAGGGTTTCAAGAGACAGAAAGGATGAGACAGAAGCGCCCTATAGAGCCAGAAAAGACGTTGAAAGTCGATATCTTGTAGCGCGTTGTCCGACTACGCGAATATCTGTAGTAAACGGTATCTTTTTCGTTTATACATACCTATATCTCTAGTATTTGGGTAGAAATAAGCAACAATAGAATTTTATACCCGGTGATAGTGGGGAATTTTGAATTAAAGCCCGGTGGAGATACTCTCGTTCGTGGCGAGAATAAACGCTATTTTTATTTATTATCATGCGAAGAACACGAGACGGGAGAGCCGACTCCCTGTCACCCGTGAGACGCGACGCTCGGGACGGCGGCGACGGCGAAACGACCGGCTGGGAACCGACGAGCGGCCGGCGGTATCGAAGAGAACGTGTCGTCTGCCGGCACGGAAGAACAGTCGTCGTATCGGGACGCGCGGAATCGACGGAGATGTGCGGGCCGTGACCCCCGCACAGTCCGTGACTCTGTCTGACGAGAGATCACCGTTCCACGTGACCAGGCGTGGCGGTGCTCGTGCAACGCCGCGTAACGCTGCAATACCTTCATCACGTGTCTGTGTGTTAGTTGTTGGCATCTGGTCAAATGTCGTCGTTGTTTCGACAGTAGAGTCGGTGTACTGCCGTCGGCGACGGGTTCTCGAACCTAGCGGACGGCCGGCGGCGAGCGGCGCTCGAACCCGGGGGTAATTTGGCGGAACAGTTATATCAAAGTGAAAGAAATCGCCGGTTATGGACATACTTCGTCATCTGCTCGACAACCCGGATCCACCGAAGGAGCCGCCGTGTACGCAGAACCGGAAACGGTTCTACGACGAAACAACCGACGCGTCGGCCGTCACGTTGTTCTGGGAGGACATCTCTGCGCTCAAGGCGTTGCTCGAATACGAAGCGACGACACCGATGCCCGAGGGCGAGACTCTCGCGGTTGGGACGGTTCCGGCGGATGTACCGACCGACGAACTCTCGCTGCGGATGGCTCACGAACAACTTCTCTCGGAACTGAACCTCCTCGCGAACCAGTGGGAGGACCAACTCGACAGCTCGCCGTACTCCGTCTGGCTACCCGAGGATTACAGCGCCCGAATGCAGATCTATCTTCGACACTGTGAGGCACGCGTCGAAAACGAGGCCGACCCGTTCTCGCCACCGGAGTCGTTCGACCGAGTGCGCTCGCTCGTCGGACGCTGCTCCGCGGCCGACGAGGACGACGCTGCGTCCGCCTTCGTCGGCAGAGAGCACGTCCCGCTCACCGATCACGAGCGGCGGTAGATACCGACGCGTCGGCTCCGCCGGGGTCTACTGCCAACAGGTTGATAACGGCCCGACCCTGCATTTTGGGTGCGCCGCCACCGGCGACGCAGCATCGTCCGGACTGGTATCCACCTGACGGAAGACGGTTTCTTCGGCCTTCCGACGCTTTTTCGTGGGATTCACGCGACAACACCAACAGCGTCGCGGTCGCCACCGCCGACGGTCGATACCGACACGTGAGCGGACGACGCCAGACGACGCCGGACACGACCCAATTTCATTAGGCGCGTGACTGTTGTACGTGTCGTTCGTCCCTTCAGTTGAGTCACCCTCGGCGACCCGTCACTACGCCGACCGTGGTGCTCCTCGGACGACCTGCTTGGCCGTGGTGTCGTTCGACTCGCCGGACCGTGCCACGTTCCGGCCTTTTCGAACCGTACGAGCGGTGCGTACCGCCGGACGTCACGCCGAGGACGACGACCGCCGCCCGTCGGTCTCGTCGGCGTGGTCGCGTTCCTCGTCTCCCGACGGAGACACGTGTCGGCGTTCGCTCATCTAGGCGCCTTACATTCGTTTATTATTGAATTACCAGCAGTAGTGATACTGCGAGGAGCTATATTCAACAATGTAGAGTTATATCATATGCACGACTTGAGCGGCTTCCAACGTGACCTGTTGTACGTCATCTCAGGTATGGACCGTCCGTCGGGCCAGGAAGCGAAAGAGCGACTCGAAGAGTACATCGACGGCGACATCAACCACGGACGGTTATACCCGAATCTCGACACGCTCGTGACGAAGGAATACGTGGAGAAGGGACCGATAGACCGGCGGACGAACTACTACGCGATAACCGAACGAGGCGAGAACCAGATTCGCGAGCGCCGAGAGTGGGAGAAAGCACAGATCTCGGTCGAAAGCTAGCCGTCCGCCGCCGTCGGTCTCGCATACACGTCCGATAGCTTCGCGCTCGTCGACCGGAGGTCCCATACCCGCTCGCCGCCGAGTGAAGCCGTGACCGACGACCACAGAAACGCGGGCTACGAACGACTGTTCGGCACCGAGGCGCTCTCGTTCGGTGTCGGATTTCCGCTCACCGACGCGCGGGAGTCGTGCCCGTCCGTCTCCGAGGAGATGGCGCTCGCGGCACACGCCGAGCGCGTCGGGTTCGACGCGCTGTGGGCGCGCGACGTGCCGCTGTACTGGCCGCGGTTCGGCGACGCCGGCCAGACGTTCGACACGTGGCCGTGGCTGAGTCACGTGGCCGCGCACACGACGGATATCGCGCTCGGAACCGCCAGCGTCGTTCTTCCGCTCCGGCATCCGCTCCACGTCGCAAAGAGCGCCGCCTCCGTCGACAGACTCTCTGGGGGCCGCCTCGTGATGGGTGTCGCGACCGGTGACCGGGACCCGGAGTTTCCCGCCTTTGACGTCGACGCCGAGGACCGCGGTGAACTGTTCCGCGAGAGCGTCGACGTGCTCCGGACCCTCTGGCGCGAGGAGTTCCCCGAGGTCGACGCCGACTGGGGGACGCTCGACGGCTCGCTCGACGTCGTCCCGAAACCGACGACCGGGACGCTTCCGCTGTTGCCGACCGGACACGCCCGGCAGTCCGTCGAGTGGATTGCCGACAACGGCGACGGCTGGTTCTTCTATCACCTCCCGACGAAGACGCTCGAATCCTACCTCGACGACTGGCGGACGGCCGCCGGCGAGAAACCGTACGCGATGGCCGTCCGGACTGAACTCACCGACGATCCCCGCGCCGACCCCGAACCGCTCCATCTCGGCTACCGCGCCGGAAGCGAGTGGTTCGCCGACTACTTCCGGGAACTCGACGAGATGGGCGTCGACCACGTGCTGGTGTCGACGCCGGGCGAAGACCCCGAAACCGAACTGACGCGGTTCGCCGAGGAAGTCGTGGAGCGCGTTCGCTGACGGGGACGAAAGGGTTGTGGAACGAGCGGTCGGCACACCGTCTCGCGGAACCGTCGAACCGCGTTACTCACCCCTCTCCGGCGGTTCGACGATGAGTCGAGAGTTGTCGACCACGGTGACGGTGTGACCGCTATATTCGAACTCGACGACCACTTCGGTCCCGCTTTGGACGGCGTTTTCCACAGCCTCCATGTCGATGGTTTCGTAGAGCGATGGGAGTTCGGACCGCCGGGACCCCGAGACGCTCTCGACTGCCTCGACGACATCCACGACGAGCGCTCTCTCCTCCGAGCGTCTGAACTGTTGTTTCCCGCAGTCCATATTTAGTTAGTGACGGTGCGAATTGGTAAATAAGGCCTACTTGATATATACGGCGTCAGTATCAGATTAGTGAGATGGACCCCGAGACTCCGAGTTAACGTTCCTCCCGTTTCGAAGTCTCCGTACGAGGGCGGCGGAAAATTCGAAAGTAGTTTCAATATTTAGGTGAGCCTAAACGTATGGACAACGATTCAGAGGCAAGCGGGTCGCTGACGCGCCGCAACTACATCAGGTACGGCGGCACAGTCGTCGGTGCCGGGCTGCTCGCAGGTTGTGCCGGCGACGACGGAGCCGAGGAAGAGACACCGGGAACGACGGGCGGGTCTGGAAACGACAGTACAGAAACGACGAATACGGAAGCCGACCCGGAGACGACGGATTCGAGCGGGTCGTATTCAGTCTCGATGGCACCAGTCGGGACGGTCGAATTCGATAGGGTACCCCAGAACGTGATGGTGTACAGTTTACTGTACGCGGATATGGCCGTCGCGTACGGCCACGGCGACTCGGTGAACGCGCTCGGCTTCGACGCGGACGCCGGCGGCAACACGCTGGACGCGTACTACGAACGCCTCGACGGTGTCTCCTTCGACCGGAGCGGCCTGGAGCAACTCAACACCGGCTCCGGCGACGTCGACGTCGACAAGGAACTGGTCTACGAGTTGAACTCCGACCTCCACCTCGTCGACCCGTGCCTCGTCATGTCGTTCGACGGCTGGGAGCGGTCCGACGTCGACGAGATTCGCGAGAACGTCGCGCCGTGGTTCGGCAACGTGTACAGTCGGGAACACGGTCAACCGCCCGAGGAGTGTCGAGACGAGTACGAGTACTACACGCTCTGGGAACTCTCCGAGAGAGTCGGCGCCGTCTTCGGAGAACGAGAGCGGTTCGAGGCGCTGCAGTCGGTCCACGACGACCTCCTCGGCCGGATCAACTCCGACCTGCCGCCGCGAGCGGAGCGCCCTACCGTCGCGACGGTGATCTTCATGGAGGAGACGTTCTACCCGTCGAAGCTCAACGCGCCGGGGTTCGCGAGGGCGCACACCCGCCCGCTCGAAGCGACCGACGCGTTCGCCGACGAGGACGTGACGTACGAGACGACGTACGACTACGAGACGATGCTCGAAATCGACCCCGACGTCATCCTCCACACGTTCGGCATCGCCTCCTACTACGACGTCGCGCACATCCGACGGACGCTCGAAGACCACCCCGTCGCCAGCGACCTGACGGCGGTCCGGAACGACCGCGTCTACGCCTCGGGTAATCCGGTTCAGGGCCCGCTTATGAATCTCTTCCAGCTGGAGATGACCGCCAAACAGCTCTACCCCGAGCAGTTCGGCGAGTGGCCCGAGTACGAGAACGGCGACCCCTATCCGGAGATTCCGGAGGAGGAGCGGCTCTTCGACCGCCAGCGCGTCGCCGACATCGTCGTCGGCGAGTTCTGACGGGAGCGAGCGCTCCGCGACGACTCACCCCACGAACTGGAGCACGGCGAGAATCGTACCGGCGGACGCGACGGTCGTCGCGAACACGTTCGCGGAGGCGAGGTTCGCGTCGCCCCCGAGTTCGGTCGCGTAGATGAACGTCGAGACGGCCGTCGGCATCGCGAGCATCAGCACGCCCGCCTGCGTCGTCGACACGTCCGCAGACAGCAGCGAGAACGTCGCCAACGCGATGACGGGCATCACGAGCATCTTGAGCGCGACGACCGACCCCACCGTCGAGGGGTCGACCGTCGCCTCGTCGAGCGACAGCGACGCGCCGACGACGACGAGCGCGACCGGAAGCGCTAGCTGTGCCACCGCGTCGAGTCCCGTCCACAGACTGCCTGGGACCGAGACGTTCAGGGCCGCGCAGACCAACCCGACGGCGAGTGCAGCGAGGACCGGATTGGCGAACAGTCCGCCGAGTTCCTCGCGCAGGTCCGCGTCGGCGTTGTTGACGAAGACGAGCACCGCGACGGTCAACGGGACCTGCGTCAGCGCACCGATACCGAAAAGCAGGCTCGCCTTCGCGGTGACGACGCCGCCGAACGCCGCCGCGGTTATCGGCAGGCCGAGAAAGCCGAGGTTACAGTGGTACGACTGGACGACGGCGACGCTCCGGACCGCCGGCGACGACTCGCGACGATGGACGACCCATCCGATCGCGGCGGCGGCG includes:
- a CDS encoding M81 family metallopeptidase, producing the protein MRIAVGAVSHETNTFAEGTTGLGTFSTATGSELLETDAVGRSLGGIVETLEDEAEDVEILPTVGASALPAPTVEAEAFEWMKRELFDRLDGEPVDGVCLDLHGSMFVEGDPDPEGALLAGVRDRVGSEVPITAALDMHATITERMVDSLDGVAGYRTAPHTDVAETGIRAANLLLDAVRGEKSLSLGWKRLPMLLAGEQSESEAEPMRTLVGLLREADRADGVYDANYFLGFPWADNPHAGCHALVTGDASAASVVDETATDLAREFWRRRETFGFTTEAYTPTTALDEAAGTHARPVVVADTGDIPGAGAGENTTNLLAAMLDRTDLGTPLFAVVADADSYDRCRTAGEGATVSLELGRDYPSGAPLELAEAVVERLYDAGGDGDGTGDGDDTDDGVALVSLDGADVVVSERRTNVHRDPAFLRRLGVDPDAREVVVLKSGYLSPAWKTVAARRLFALTPGETNQRLVDLPYERVPRPIYPLDEDATWSA
- a CDS encoding mandelate racemase/muconate lactonizing enzyme family protein produces the protein MEITGLQAYAVDVPLVPFEDGGVAPYVTNHNSLERMTRVLVRVDTDEGVSGWGEMRVFLTPEATVSVLEDGIEPFVVGRSPFEVETFRRQVFIEYANADLFFAPVEVACWDIVGKVLDRPVYELLGGWTAPGQTETRHREHQGEYAAERDNRTVEVAYCLGILPPEESAERAVEVRDAGHSVLKTKAGRDWRDDVERVLAMHDAVGGDLLFRLDPNQGWTVDEAVRVGATLADAGVYLQYLEQPIRVDAHRTLASLQARTWQPIAPNEDTYAPHNLRRLIEAGAMDVAVLDLTPAGGLSGLRQQVALVEDAGIPATHHCAFDLGIRTAAILHAAYGLPGLTLPPDSVYGGWETDVVREPFEITDGALTVPQSPGLGVDVDERVVEEYRIE
- a CDS encoding creatininase family protein; the protein is MTFGFEAGGDDGDCHTDAGVAFAAHTAPEIRALGGRDGSVLVLPVGSVEQHGDHLPVATDSILASTVAAAGAAAVADDVPVLVAPTLWTGYSPHHRSFGGTLTAEFDTLFDLLGTVADAALDNGFDALLLLNGHGGNRALVDAAVTVVGRAHPDVEALGLTYFDLAAPFADEVRESDTGGMAHGGEFETSMLLYLRPELVRDDAPAAYWDEPYDLAGSDLLEGGPLSVYRPFEAYSDSGAIGDPSLASAEKGERFFDGIRAELAALLLDVHERNVD
- a CDS encoding MFS transporter — translated: MDDRTYFKSFYFLYFAAWSGFVVFRNAYFEDIGLTGVEMGTVGFLLRTAGILALPAWGLLSDRFGAQKRILLVSVVGAGVMGLSYPRVAAVFPLVAAVTVGFAAFRAPIRPVANALLLSAGLSYGNVRAYGSIAFGIAAVAAGVASARLGSVVVFYVFGVGMAVLAVILLRIPVENRPPTESVGLRAASLVRDRNFAALVVAAFLMGTMFPAGSAYLSVYVRSLGGSDALTGLSVAAKTLGEAAVFLAAAHFTASYRRLLIAGAGFHVVTFAAYASAPAPALVVALQLLLGVGYAAFMLAAVNLAHELAPASIGSTAQTFLTGFGFAAGSGVGELASGRLLDLVGVQSMYAYVAAVGLVVVLVSGFLDGSIGTVGLLPEDR
- a CDS encoding glucose 1-dehydrogenase; the encoded protein is MNAVAVERGTDAPKLIAVPDPTPDTGEVLLRTLRVGIDGTDHEVIRGNHGDYPEGDDYQILGHEAVAVVEDANGTELEEGTLVVPTVRRPSGETNGYFERGEPDMAPDGTYVERGIVGAHGYMSEFFTSPPAFLVPVPDEFAEHGFLVEPLSNAEKAFEHAFASRSAFEWDPESALVLGNGPLGLLTLAALETSSLPFERTYCLGRRDRPDPTIDIVEHLGATYVDSRETPVDELPDVHEAVDFVYEATGYAKHAFETVDALAPNGVGALLGIPNDWAFEVDGGRLHRELVLENKALFGSVNSNVRQFETAKERLVGFPDWFTDALVTGVYAPEQAEAAFETGDDVIKTVVEFDTP
- the rdfA gene encoding rod-determining factor RdfA yields the protein MENETGGADHWADRQRSPRRSKVGRVIETYELDGFGEKLEAQWTAEGDERSSLRELATEFNQRLLEVALEAAGVSLLEGEVENYYRLLTDDDVTSGTRVQAERTLERHGVDVETLTADFVSHQAIHTYLVKYRGVSRDDSTDENRVEKVEVSIRRLRSRTQTVTTNSLQSLVDAGEIEVGDLDVLVDVNVHCGSCGQTLTVDQLLADGGCECRADEP
- a CDS encoding PadR family transcriptional regulator, producing the protein MHDLSGFQRDLLYVISGMDRPSGQEAKERLEEYIDGDINHGRLYPNLDTLVTKEYVEKGPIDRRTNYYAITERGENQIRERREWEKAQISVES
- a CDS encoding LLM class oxidoreductase, translated to MTDDHRNAGYERLFGTEALSFGVGFPLTDARESCPSVSEEMALAAHAERVGFDALWARDVPLYWPRFGDAGQTFDTWPWLSHVAAHTTDIALGTASVVLPLRHPLHVAKSAASVDRLSGGRLVMGVATGDRDPEFPAFDVDAEDRGELFRESVDVLRTLWREEFPEVDADWGTLDGSLDVVPKPTTGTLPLLPTGHARQSVEWIADNGDGWFFYHLPTKTLESYLDDWRTAAGEKPYAMAVRTELTDDPRADPEPLHLGYRAGSEWFADYFRELDEMGVDHVLVSTPGEDPETELTRFAEEVVERVR
- a CDS encoding HalOD1 output domain-containing protein, whose protein sequence is MDCGKQQFRRSEERALVVDVVEAVESVSGSRRSELPSLYETIDMEAVENAVQSGTEVVVEFEYSGHTVTVVDNSRLIVEPPERGE
- a CDS encoding ABC transporter substrate-binding protein, which encodes MDNDSEASGSLTRRNYIRYGGTVVGAGLLAGCAGDDGAEEETPGTTGGSGNDSTETTNTEADPETTDSSGSYSVSMAPVGTVEFDRVPQNVMVYSLLYADMAVAYGHGDSVNALGFDADAGGNTLDAYYERLDGVSFDRSGLEQLNTGSGDVDVDKELVYELNSDLHLVDPCLVMSFDGWERSDVDEIRENVAPWFGNVYSREHGQPPEECRDEYEYYTLWELSERVGAVFGERERFEALQSVHDDLLGRINSDLPPRAERPTVATVIFMEETFYPSKLNAPGFARAHTRPLEATDAFADEDVTYETTYDYETMLEIDPDVILHTFGIASYYDVAHIRRTLEDHPVASDLTAVRNDRVYASGNPVQGPLMNLFQLEMTAKQLYPEQFGEWPEYENGDPYPEIPEEERLFDRQRVADIVVGEF
- a CDS encoding AEC family transporter, which codes for MDVVSNLVYLLVLLAVGFAVRRLGLLDDAHTDRLTQFAFYVALPALVFTSTASQSLREVLEPRLVVGFWTVLLAAAAIGWVVHRRESSPAVRSVAVVQSYHCNLGFLGLPITAAAFGGVVTAKASLLFGIGALTQVPLTVAVLVFVNNADADLREELGGLFANPVLAALAVGLVCAALNVSVPGSLWTGLDAVAQLALPVALVVVGASLSLDEATVDPSTVGSVVALKMLVMPVIALATFSLLSADVSTTQAGVLMLAMPTAVSTFIYATELGGDANLASANVFATTVASAGTILAVLQFVG